One window of Leucobacter komagatae genomic DNA carries:
- a CDS encoding 3'-5' exonuclease: MPVDFTAIDFETANGNPASACSVGLARVRDGVVVDRAYWLIKPPASHPQFQSFNVKIHNITPDMVVDAPTWGEQFDDLLSFIGDDVAVAHNASFDMGVIRAACADAVLPTPRLKYLCSVQVSRKTYDIPSHRLPLAAAAAGYGEFAHHEALADAEACASIIIDSARRHEATDVPSLAKIAGVKLHQLKAIPLKL; this comes from the coding sequence GTGCCAGTTGACTTCACCGCGATCGATTTCGAGACCGCAAACGGGAACCCCGCCTCCGCATGCTCGGTTGGGCTCGCGCGAGTGCGAGACGGTGTCGTCGTAGACCGCGCGTACTGGCTCATCAAGCCGCCGGCGAGCCACCCGCAGTTCCAGTCGTTCAACGTGAAGATCCACAACATCACGCCCGACATGGTCGTCGACGCTCCGACCTGGGGCGAGCAGTTCGACGATCTCCTGTCGTTCATTGGCGACGACGTCGCGGTCGCCCACAACGCCTCGTTCGACATGGGCGTGATCAGAGCAGCGTGCGCCGACGCCGTGCTCCCCACCCCGCGCCTCAAATACCTCTGCAGCGTGCAGGTCTCGCGCAAGACCTATGACATCCCGTCGCACCGGCTCCCGCTCGCGGCAGCCGCCGCTGGTTACGGCGAGTTTGCGCACCACGAAGCCCTCGCCGACGCAGAGGCGTGCGCCTCCATCATTATTGACTCGGCGAGGCGACACGAGGCCACGGACGTGCCTTCGCTTGCCAAGATCGCCGGCGTGAAGCTGCACCAGCTCAAGGCGATCCCGCTCAAGCTGTAA
- a CDS encoding DUF4241 domain-containing protein gives MEIQRFLAGRTGSHSLPDGEPASFVVHDIGWLKLSSGRLAIGETSSLGNPVVVNVPPGEYRVEVTSAEVDEYYDIRESRFAYVSVLLSENKPVSVEPALVEPETVRWRSEPAGGVAGIAGLHGITMSQVSCLALADAAALPEGMPGAPDTWYSTVFDTPAGGMFERMDSDEARPRGTLNAALPETKNDDRLILVIARELQYPILATKDQNGELTGIHIDMLVVGELSEALEAFEGQTAAAKYILEDAMRAEVLAEEAAERRNRGLTGLLRRVFGDT, from the coding sequence ATGGAAATTCAACGATTTCTCGCGGGACGCACTGGTAGCCACTCACTACCCGACGGTGAACCCGCCTCGTTCGTCGTGCACGACATCGGTTGGCTCAAGCTCTCCTCTGGACGGCTCGCGATTGGAGAAACGAGTAGTTTGGGCAATCCCGTCGTGGTGAACGTGCCGCCCGGGGAATATCGGGTTGAGGTCACCAGCGCAGAAGTCGACGAGTACTACGACATCAGGGAGAGCCGGTTCGCCTATGTGAGTGTGCTGCTCTCGGAGAACAAGCCCGTCTCTGTCGAGCCCGCACTGGTCGAACCGGAGACTGTGCGGTGGCGCTCCGAGCCGGCGGGCGGGGTCGCGGGTATCGCCGGGCTTCACGGCATCACGATGTCGCAGGTGTCTTGTCTCGCGCTCGCCGATGCTGCCGCGTTGCCCGAGGGGATGCCGGGCGCACCCGACACCTGGTACAGCACCGTCTTCGATACGCCGGCTGGTGGGATGTTTGAGCGGATGGACAGCGACGAGGCGCGGCCGCGCGGCACCCTCAACGCTGCGCTTCCCGAGACGAAGAACGACGACCGCCTCATCCTGGTCATCGCGCGTGAACTGCAGTACCCGATTCTGGCGACGAAGGATCAGAACGGTGAGCTCACCGGAATACACATCGACATGCTCGTCGTCGGTGAGCTTTCAGAAGCGCTTGAAGCGTTTGAAGGGCAAACGGCTGCGGCGAAGTACATACTCGAAGACGCGATGCGAGCCGAAGTGTTGGCGGAGGAGGCCGCGGAGCGACGCAACCGTGGGCTGACCGGACTCCTGCGGCGAGTGTTCGGCGATACGTAG
- a CDS encoding DNA recombination protein RmuC, with the protein MTVSPVVLTVLALAAIGVAGAAGYFAAIYRARHWREQLAVAETRVQGLNERLRDAHANTERRIELDREEQRVLQHLMPLRDSLGKLERTVVGIEQQRAVQHGELAEQLRQAARAEEKLRGTAEGLASALRSNNTRGLWGETQLRRIIEASGMLEHVDFEVQQHIKTERGALRPDMVVKLPGGKSIAIDAKVPFDAYLEAQHLGAERGGDAAERAARQETLLARHARALRDHVIELSGRDYASALGDSPEFVIAFVPSESLLSAALDTDPVLLEFAFERRVALASPVSLWAILKSVAFSWRQESLTSEARTLFELGRELHKRLGVSATHLDKLGRTLSRGVQGYNAYVGSLERQVLPTARKISALNGAAIDEPVQLEDAVRPLTAPELASTLDQPADSEQGPAPEPKRDAPSERSDSSEAEQPTLWGGGR; encoded by the coding sequence ATGACAGTTTCGCCAGTGGTTCTCACCGTGCTCGCACTCGCCGCTATCGGCGTTGCCGGCGCGGCCGGGTACTTCGCCGCAATATACCGTGCCCGTCATTGGCGTGAGCAGCTCGCGGTCGCTGAGACGCGGGTGCAGGGCCTCAACGAGCGGCTGCGCGACGCGCACGCGAACACGGAACGCCGCATCGAACTGGATCGCGAGGAGCAGCGCGTGCTGCAACACCTCATGCCGCTGCGAGACTCACTCGGCAAACTCGAGCGCACCGTCGTCGGCATCGAGCAGCAGCGCGCCGTGCAACACGGCGAGCTCGCCGAACAGCTCAGGCAGGCCGCGCGCGCCGAAGAGAAGCTGCGCGGCACCGCCGAGGGCCTCGCGTCTGCCCTGCGCTCAAACAACACGCGCGGGCTCTGGGGCGAGACGCAGCTGCGCCGCATCATCGAGGCCTCGGGCATGCTCGAGCACGTCGACTTCGAGGTGCAGCAGCACATCAAGACCGAACGCGGGGCGTTGCGGCCCGACATGGTGGTGAAGCTTCCCGGCGGCAAGTCGATCGCTATCGACGCAAAGGTGCCGTTCGACGCGTACCTCGAAGCACAGCACCTCGGCGCAGAGCGCGGTGGTGATGCTGCGGAGCGGGCGGCGCGGCAGGAGACCCTCCTCGCCAGGCACGCCCGCGCGCTGCGCGATCACGTGATTGAGCTCAGCGGTCGCGACTACGCGTCAGCCCTCGGCGACTCCCCCGAGTTTGTCATCGCGTTCGTGCCGAGTGAGTCGCTCTTGTCGGCCGCGCTCGACACCGACCCCGTGCTGCTCGAGTTCGCGTTCGAGCGCCGGGTCGCGCTCGCATCACCCGTCAGCCTCTGGGCGATTCTGAAGTCCGTCGCGTTCAGCTGGCGGCAGGAGTCGCTCACGAGCGAGGCGCGCACACTCTTCGAGCTCGGTCGCGAGCTGCACAAGCGGCTCGGCGTGAGCGCGACCCACCTCGACAAGCTCGGGCGCACGCTCTCGCGCGGGGTGCAGGGGTACAACGCGTACGTCGGCTCGCTCGAACGTCAGGTACTCCCGACTGCCCGCAAGATCAGTGCACTCAATGGCGCCGCGATCGACGAGCCCGTGCAGCTTGAGGACGCGGTGCGGCCGCTGACGGCACCCGAACTCGCGTCGACGCTTGACCAGCCCGCGGACTCAGAACAGGGGCCCGCGCCGGAGCCGAAACGCGACGCCCCGAGCGAGCGGAGCGACTCGAGCGAAGCTGAACAGCCCACGCTCTGGGGCGGCGGCCGGTAG
- a CDS encoding DUF3995 domain-containing protein, whose protein sequence is MGFITRTARLVAWTGLTAAGAVHAVWASGSSWPERNHKRLGEAVVGNGKQQPDAQATMVVSGIAFAGGAVAAGGLGEGKLIVGVRRVAGLALIARAAFGGAAALKVLGLDEPGKRFEELDRRYYRPAFGILGAALLLGAKDSKKRAAKLALKNAAR, encoded by the coding sequence ATGGGTTTCATTACACGAACGGCACGTCTCGTGGCGTGGACTGGGCTGACCGCGGCAGGAGCGGTCCACGCAGTGTGGGCCTCGGGCTCGTCGTGGCCCGAGCGCAACCACAAGCGCCTCGGCGAGGCTGTTGTCGGTAACGGCAAGCAGCAGCCTGATGCGCAGGCAACGATGGTGGTCTCTGGCATCGCCTTCGCGGGTGGGGCTGTTGCCGCCGGCGGCCTTGGCGAGGGCAAGCTCATCGTCGGGGTGCGCCGCGTCGCGGGTCTCGCGCTCATCGCGCGTGCAGCGTTTGGGGGCGCCGCGGCGCTCAAAGTGCTCGGGCTTGATGAGCCGGGCAAGCGGTTCGAGGAGCTCGACCGGCGCTACTACCGGCCGGCCTTCGGAATCCTCGGGGCCGCCCTGCTGCTCGGCGCGAAGGACTCGAAGAAGCGCGCCGCGAAGCTCGCCCTGAAGAACGCAGCGCGGTAG
- the glpX gene encoding class II fructose-bisphosphatase: MTDPLSLDEWQPDRNLAMELVRATEAAAMRSTPWIGRGDKNAADGAAVDAMRRFLATVNMNGTVVIGEGEKDDAPWLYNGEVVGNGHGAECDVAVDPIDGTRLTAEGRPGALSVIAVADRGSMYDPSAVFYMDKLVAGPEGVGVVDIRKPIGENIRALAKVKGVDVSDIRVAVLDRPRHDQLITDIREAGAGTRLIMDGDVAGGVNAARWDSSIDLCVGIGGTPEGIITACAVKALGGVIQGRLWPKDDDERQKAIDAGHDLDRVLEANDLVASDNCYFVATGITDAEFVEGVQRRGPFVRAESIVMRSHSGTIRHIISDMDPNRWE, translated from the coding sequence ATGACTGATCCTCTTTCGCTCGACGAATGGCAGCCCGACCGGAACCTCGCGATGGAGCTCGTCCGCGCGACTGAGGCCGCAGCGATGCGCTCCACCCCGTGGATTGGCCGCGGTGATAAGAACGCGGCCGACGGCGCAGCGGTCGACGCGATGCGTCGATTCCTCGCGACCGTGAACATGAACGGCACCGTCGTGATCGGTGAGGGCGAGAAGGACGACGCCCCGTGGCTGTACAACGGCGAGGTCGTCGGTAACGGGCACGGCGCGGAGTGCGACGTCGCAGTTGACCCGATCGATGGCACCCGCCTGACCGCTGAGGGCCGCCCCGGTGCGCTCTCGGTCATCGCCGTGGCTGATCGCGGCAGCATGTACGACCCGTCGGCGGTCTTCTACATGGACAAGCTCGTCGCGGGCCCCGAGGGTGTCGGCGTCGTCGACATTCGCAAGCCCATCGGCGAGAACATTCGCGCGCTCGCGAAGGTCAAGGGCGTCGACGTCTCCGACATCCGCGTCGCAGTGCTTGACCGCCCGCGCCACGATCAGCTCATCACCGACATTCGCGAAGCAGGCGCCGGCACGCGCCTCATCATGGACGGCGACGTCGCCGGCGGCGTGAACGCTGCCCGCTGGGACTCGAGCATCGACCTCTGCGTCGGCATCGGCGGCACCCCCGAGGGCATCATCACCGCGTGCGCGGTGAAGGCACTCGGTGGCGTGATCCAGGGCCGGCTGTGGCCGAAGGATGACGACGAGCGCCAGAAGGCGATCGACGCTGGCCACGATCTCGACCGCGTGCTCGAGGCGAACGACCTCGTCGCGAGCGACAACTGCTACTTCGTCGCAACCGGCATCACCGACGCCGAGTTCGTCGAGGGCGTGCAGCGCCGCGGGCCGTTCGTGCGCGCGGAAAGCATCGTCATGCGGTCACACTCGGGCACCATCCGCCACATCATCAGCGATATGGACCCGAACCGCTGGGAGTAA
- the fbaA gene encoding class II fructose-bisphosphate aldolase, with translation MPVATPEQYAAMLDAAKTGGFAFPAVNVSSSQTINSAIQGFAEAGSDGILQVSFGGADYLAGHTVQNRAGGAIAFAKYAEEVAKAYDVTVALHTDHCPKQHLESFVLPLVAASEERVKEGGLPYFQSHMWDGSAVPLAENLEIAKELLPRLAAINVILEVEIGIVGGEEDGISHEINDSLYSTLEDGIATVEALGLGDRGRYLTALTFGNVHGVYKPGGVRLRPELLAEIQDGLQAKYGTGKNPLDLVFHGGSGSSAEEIAEAVRNGVIKMNIDTDTQYAFTRPVVDYMFKNYDGLLKIDGEVGNKKTYDPRAWGKAAENGMAARIALAAEQLGSAGKSVSA, from the coding sequence ATGCCCGTCGCAACTCCGGAACAGTACGCCGCGATGCTTGATGCCGCAAAGACAGGCGGATTCGCCTTCCCCGCGGTCAACGTCTCGAGCTCGCAGACCATCAACTCGGCTATCCAGGGTTTCGCGGAGGCGGGCTCCGACGGCATTCTGCAGGTGAGCTTCGGCGGTGCCGACTACCTCGCAGGGCACACGGTGCAGAACCGCGCGGGCGGTGCGATCGCATTCGCGAAGTACGCCGAAGAGGTTGCGAAGGCGTACGACGTGACAGTTGCGCTGCACACCGACCACTGCCCGAAGCAGCACCTCGAGAGCTTCGTGCTGCCGCTCGTTGCCGCAAGCGAAGAGCGGGTGAAGGAGGGCGGCCTGCCATACTTCCAGTCGCACATGTGGGACGGCTCGGCGGTTCCGCTCGCTGAGAACCTTGAGATCGCCAAGGAGCTGCTCCCCCGCCTCGCGGCGATCAACGTCATCCTCGAGGTCGAGATCGGCATCGTCGGTGGCGAGGAAGACGGCATCAGCCACGAGATCAACGACAGCCTCTACAGCACGCTTGAGGATGGCATCGCGACGGTTGAGGCGCTCGGCCTCGGCGACCGCGGCCGCTACCTCACCGCGCTCACCTTCGGCAACGTGCACGGCGTCTACAAGCCGGGCGGCGTACGCCTCCGCCCGGAGCTGCTCGCCGAGATTCAGGACGGCCTGCAGGCGAAGTACGGCACCGGCAAGAACCCTCTCGACCTCGTCTTCCACGGCGGCTCGGGCTCGTCGGCAGAAGAAATCGCAGAAGCGGTGCGCAACGGCGTCATCAAGATGAACATCGACACTGACACGCAGTACGCGTTCACGCGCCCCGTCGTCGACTACATGTTCAAGAACTACGACGGTCTGCTGAAAATCGACGGCGAGGTCGGCAACAAGAAGACCTACGACCCCCGCGCATGGGGCAAGGCGGCAGAGAACGGCATGGCCGCTCGCATCGCCCTCGCCGCCGAGCAGCTGGGCTCGGCAGGCAAGTCGGTGAGCGCATAG